Proteins from a single region of Allofrancisella inopinata:
- a CDS encoding IS256 family transposase, translating into MSKKEKTIYDSIADQLIDSGADLSQLFEKDGVLKQLTKSLLEKALEGEMNHHLGYPRNQRSNQVNSRNGSSLKTLTTDTGKLDISVPRDRNSAFEPQIIPKRVTKIKGLDDKIISMYARGLSVSDIQSQLYDLYETEVSSGFISEVTNSVLEEVYAWQNRALENIYPIVYFDCIVTKVRQDKQIINKAVYVALGLNMDGKKEVLGLWMSKNEGAKYWLSVFTELKNRGLQDILIVCTDNLKGMNESILAVYPQAEHQLCIVHQIRNSLKYVSYKNKKQVAADLKTIYTAVNEDTAMDALEVFKGKYDCIYPQISKSWDKHWDNLINFLKYPKQIRTVIYTTNAIESLNSQFRKVIKNKKVFPSDDSVYKILYLAIRNLEKKWTMPARTWKEAMPYFIIHFEDRLQAYL; encoded by the coding sequence ATGAGTAAGAAAGAAAAAACCATATACGATTCAATAGCGGATCAACTTATAGATTCTGGTGCAGATTTAAGTCAATTATTTGAAAAAGATGGAGTACTTAAGCAATTAACAAAAAGCTTATTAGAAAAAGCCTTAGAAGGAGAAATGAATCATCACCTAGGCTATCCAAGAAATCAAAGAAGCAATCAAGTTAACTCTCGAAATGGAAGTAGTTTAAAAACACTAACCACCGATACAGGTAAGTTAGATATATCAGTACCTAGAGATAGAAATAGTGCCTTTGAACCTCAAATAATTCCTAAGCGAGTAACAAAGATAAAAGGTTTAGATGATAAGATTATATCAATGTATGCTAGAGGCTTAAGTGTTTCAGATATACAATCTCAACTATATGATTTATATGAAACAGAGGTTAGTAGTGGCTTTATATCAGAAGTCACTAATAGTGTCCTTGAGGAGGTTTATGCTTGGCAAAATAGAGCTTTAGAAAATATCTATCCTATTGTCTATTTTGACTGTATTGTTACAAAAGTAAGGCAAGATAAGCAGATAATCAATAAAGCTGTATATGTAGCTCTAGGTCTTAATATGGACGGTAAGAAAGAAGTATTGGGCTTATGGATGAGTAAAAATGAAGGAGCTAAATATTGGCTTAGTGTTTTTACTGAACTTAAAAACAGAGGCTTACAAGATATTCTTATTGTATGCACAGACAATCTAAAAGGTATGAATGAGTCTATATTAGCTGTATATCCTCAGGCTGAGCATCAGCTTTGCATTGTTCATCAGATTAGAAATTCTTTAAAATATGTATCATATAAAAACAAGAAACAAGTGGCTGCTGATCTTAAGACTATTTATACTGCTGTTAATGAAGATACCGCTATGGATGCGTTAGAAGTATTTAAAGGAAAATACGATTGTATTTATCCTCAGATATCAAAATCATGGGATAAGCACTGGGATAATTTGATTAATTTCTTGAAATATCCTAAACAAATACGTACAGTTATTTATACTACTAATGCGATTGAGTCGCTTAATAGTCAGTTTAGGAAAGTCATTAAAAATAAGAAAGTTTTTCCAAGTGATGATTCTGTATACAAAATATTGTACCTTGCTATCAGAAATTTGGAGAAAAAGTGGACTATGCCAGCTAGAACTTGGAAGGAGGCTATGCCTTACTTTATTATCCATTTCGAGGATAGGTTGCAGGCGTATCTATAA
- a CDS encoding IS701 family transposase has protein sequence MDKDLLDIYTDYLISQTKYATATKLSDILDQEVSHDKITRFLNKSDLTSLEFWKYIKPLVRKHNSEYDVLCLDDTISEKPSTDENDIVCWHHSHAKSVHVKGINIVSCMLSTSNLSIPIDYEIVKKDERYYDEKDKRYKRRSKVTKNQMFQNMINRAVINHVKFKYILADSWFCSKDNMNFIHHRLSKKFILGMKSNRVVALSDYARKSKDFIKLSELDIADGESLKIWLKDMNFPVLLTKKIFINENGTKGILYLVTNDLEIDSNQLYHDYQKRWQIEVYHKSIKQNTSLSASPTKVEKTQRNHIFCSLVAFCKLEMLKIKTSLNHFALKYKLLVRSNAIALKELYEIRNS, from the coding sequence ATGGACAAGGATTTACTAGATATATACACAGACTATCTTATAAGCCAAACTAAGTATGCTACAGCCACAAAATTATCAGATATATTAGATCAAGAAGTATCACATGACAAAATAACAAGGTTTTTAAACAAGTCAGATTTAACAAGCTTAGAATTTTGGAAATATATAAAGCCTTTAGTTAGAAAACATAACAGCGAATACGATGTTCTTTGTTTGGATGATACAATTAGTGAAAAGCCAAGCACAGATGAAAATGATATAGTCTGTTGGCATCACTCTCATGCTAAAAGTGTTCATGTAAAGGGTATTAATATAGTCTCATGTATGCTTAGTACATCAAACTTATCTATTCCTATAGACTATGAGATAGTGAAAAAGGATGAGCGATATTATGATGAAAAAGATAAGCGGTATAAAAGAAGATCTAAAGTTACTAAAAACCAAATGTTTCAAAACATGATAAATCGAGCAGTTATTAATCATGTTAAGTTTAAATATATTTTGGCAGATAGCTGGTTTTGCTCTAAAGATAATATGAATTTCATACATCATAGATTATCGAAGAAATTTATACTTGGTATGAAGTCAAATAGAGTTGTTGCCTTGAGTGATTATGCTAGAAAGAGTAAGGATTTTATTAAGCTCTCTGAACTTGATATTGCTGATGGAGAATCTTTAAAGATATGGCTTAAAGATATGAATTTCCCTGTGCTTTTAACAAAAAAGATTTTCATAAACGAGAACGGTACAAAAGGAATTTTATATCTTGTAACAAATGATTTAGAAATAGATTCTAATCAGTTATACCATGACTATCAAAAAAGATGGCAAATAGAGGTTTATCATAAATCAATTAAGCAAAATACTTCTTTATCAGCCTCACCAACTAAAGTTGAGAAAACTCAAAGAAATCATATTTTTTGCTCATTAGTAGCTTTTTGTAAACTAGAAATGCTTAAGATAAAAACTTCACTAAACCACTTCGCTCTGAAATATAAGCTATTAGTTAGATCTAACGCTATTGCTCTTAAGGAGTTATATGAAATTAGAAATTCATAA
- a CDS encoding DEAD/DEAH box helicase: MSTNFTKLGLSTQICKALETKGYTNPTPIQEKSIPLILKDNDLMASAQTGTGKTAAFTLPVIEKLINQPKARSNTTKVLVLTPTRELAAQIEDQVSIYAANTHIRSTVVFGGVSINPQMMKLRKGVEILIATPGRLLDLYSQNSIKFTDLNTLVLDEADRMLDMGFIHDLKRIHKLLPKKIQTLMFSATFSPEIKDLAQNFLNNPKSVSADVANTTVEKITQSIITVDKSQKVNALISLIKRDNWNQVLVFSRTKHGANKIAEKLNDADIKASAIHGNKSQTARTKALADFKSNLITVLVATDIAARGIDIQQLPYVINLDLPSVAEDYVHRIGRTARAGQTGIAVSLVSADEVEMLSNIEHLIGHLLPREELEGFEAQHNVPVTSMSRKTKAKKIDEVKIIAAKRANKSKKSSGHNKDFSKLIRQKIHANKSVKARAK; encoded by the coding sequence ATGTCTACTAATTTTACTAAATTAGGGCTTTCAACACAGATATGTAAAGCTCTAGAAACTAAAGGTTATACAAATCCAACACCAATTCAAGAGAAATCTATTCCTCTTATATTAAAAGATAATGACTTAATGGCAAGTGCACAGACTGGTACAGGCAAAACTGCAGCATTTACATTACCAGTTATTGAAAAACTAATAAACCAGCCTAAAGCTAGATCAAATACAACTAAAGTTCTTGTCCTAACGCCAACAAGGGAGCTAGCAGCTCAAATAGAAGACCAAGTTAGCATATATGCTGCAAATACGCATATCCGTTCTACAGTAGTATTTGGTGGAGTAAGCATAAACCCTCAAATGATGAAATTAAGAAAAGGAGTAGAAATCCTAATAGCGACACCTGGTAGGTTACTAGACTTATATAGTCAAAATTCTATTAAATTTACTGACTTAAACACCTTAGTTTTGGATGAAGCTGATAGAATGCTTGATATGGGCTTTATTCATGACTTAAAAAGAATCCATAAGCTATTGCCTAAGAAGATACAAACACTAATGTTTTCAGCTACTTTTTCCCCGGAGATAAAAGATTTAGCCCAAAATTTTTTAAATAACCCTAAATCTGTTTCTGCTGATGTTGCTAATACAACTGTAGAAAAAATAACTCAAAGTATTATAACTGTAGATAAATCACAAAAAGTTAATGCTTTGATATCCCTAATCAAAAGAGATAATTGGAATCAAGTATTAGTATTTTCACGTACAAAGCATGGAGCTAATAAGATAGCTGAGAAGCTTAATGATGCAGATATAAAAGCTAGTGCTATTCATGGCAATAAAAGTCAAACTGCCAGAACAAAAGCCTTAGCGGATTTTAAATCTAATCTGATAACTGTTTTAGTGGCTACAGATATAGCTGCTAGAGGAATAGATATTCAGCAGTTGCCGTACGTTATAAATCTAGATTTACCGAGCGTTGCCGAAGACTACGTGCATCGTATAGGTAGAACAGCAAGGGCAGGCCAAACTGGAATAGCTGTATCATTAGTAAGTGCTGATGAAGTTGAGATGCTATCAAATATCGAACATCTAATAGGACATTTGTTACCTCGTGAAGAACTTGAAGGCTTTGAAGCTCAACATAATGTACCTGTTACAAGTATGAGTAGAAAAACAAAAGCTAAAAAAATAGATGAAGTAAAAATTATTGCAGCAAAAAGAGCAAACAAAAGTAAAAAATCATCAGGACATAATAAAGATTTTTCTAAATTAATTAGACAGAAAATCCATGCTAATAAAAGTGTAAAGGCTAGGGCAAAGTAG
- a CDS encoding SDR family NAD(P)-dependent oxidoreductase has protein sequence MRNYLVTGGSKGVGKAVVDLLLQQEENYIINLDILEPELNLPNLNYIKIDLTNHSQIKTAIESLPPEISFDGIFLNAGMLIKGSIFDLEIEEIQKVLNLNVWANIYIIKALKGKLKKEASIVFNGSDQCFIAKPNSFAYTLSKGAIAQMTKSLALDLAKDYIRVNTVCPGTVDTQLYRSIIKRYADNQGIEMKVAHSAEEQEFPLGRIAQPQEIAELVYFLLCDKSKFMTGGLIPIDGGYTAK, from the coding sequence ATGCGGAATTATTTAGTTACAGGCGGATCAAAAGGCGTTGGTAAGGCTGTAGTGGATTTATTGCTACAGCAAGAAGAAAACTATATTATTAATTTAGATATTTTAGAACCAGAATTGAACCTACCAAATCTTAACTACATAAAAATAGATTTAACTAATCACTCACAAATCAAAACGGCTATAGAAAGTCTTCCTCCAGAAATTAGCTTTGATGGAATATTTTTAAACGCAGGAATGTTGATAAAAGGTTCTATATTTGATTTAGAAATAGAAGAAATCCAGAAAGTTCTAAATCTAAACGTGTGGGCAAATATTTATATAATAAAAGCTTTAAAAGGTAAATTAAAGAAAGAAGCTTCGATCGTTTTTAATGGTTCTGATCAGTGTTTTATAGCCAAACCTAATAGTTTTGCCTATACTCTAAGTAAAGGAGCCATAGCTCAGATGACAAAATCCTTGGCTTTAGATTTAGCTAAAGACTATATTCGTGTCAATACTGTTTGTCCAGGAACAGTCGATACTCAGCTATATAGATCAATTATTAAAAGATACGCTGATAATCAAGGTATTGAAATGAAGGTGGCACATAGTGCCGAAGAGCAAGAATTTCCATTAGGACGTATTGCACAACCTCAGGAAATAGCAGAACTTGTATATTTTTTATTATGTGATAAAAGTAAATTTATGACAGGTGGTTTAATACCTATAGATGGAGGTTATACAGCTAAGTAG
- a CDS encoding aldo/keto reductase, with translation MKYTKLGSTNIDISRICLGTMTWGRQNTQAEGFEQMDYALSQGVNFWDTAEMYPIPPTADRYGDTETIIGNWFKATKKRQEVILATKFSPMQWARNEKNPKTDKQNIITAVDNSLKRLSTDYIDLYQFHWPTNRAHYHFGNWWEFEPSIGSENKNQIIDNILEILQTCDELIKAGKIRYLGLSNDSSWGINQFIKLAEKHNLPRLQSIQHEYNLNRRRDETDVMESCALEDISYLAWSPLEQGIITGKYLNGARPKGTRMSPEILDGQEDRYKFRLITNDEAVAAYIDIAKKHNLDICQMAIAFTIRKPYMSCSIIGATSMEQLKNNIDAINLNLSAEVLVDIEKVRRKYPVPF, from the coding sequence ATGAAATATACGAAACTAGGATCAACAAACATAGATATCAGTAGAATTTGCCTTGGAACAATGACATGGGGTAGACAAAATACCCAAGCTGAAGGTTTTGAGCAAATGGACTATGCACTTTCTCAAGGAGTTAATTTCTGGGATACAGCAGAGATGTACCCTATCCCGCCTACAGCTGACAGGTATGGTGATACAGAAACTATTATAGGAAATTGGTTTAAAGCTACAAAAAAACGTCAAGAAGTAATTCTAGCAACTAAATTTTCACCCATGCAGTGGGCAAGAAATGAAAAAAATCCAAAAACTGACAAACAAAACATAATTACAGCTGTCGATAATAGCTTAAAACGTTTATCTACAGACTATATTGATCTTTACCAATTCCACTGGCCAACTAATAGAGCTCATTACCATTTTGGTAATTGGTGGGAATTTGAGCCTTCAATTGGTAGTGAAAATAAAAACCAAATTATTGATAATATTTTAGAAATTTTACAAACATGTGACGAACTAATAAAAGCAGGTAAAATAAGGTATCTTGGTTTATCTAATGATTCTTCTTGGGGTATTAACCAGTTTATTAAATTAGCTGAAAAACATAATTTACCACGCCTTCAAAGTATCCAACATGAGTACAATCTAAATAGAAGAAGAGATGAAACTGATGTTATGGAAAGCTGTGCTCTTGAGGATATTTCTTACCTTGCATGGTCCCCTCTTGAACAAGGAATTATAACAGGCAAATACCTTAATGGTGCTAGGCCTAAAGGTACTAGAATGTCACCAGAGATTCTAGATGGTCAAGAAGACCGTTATAAATTTAGACTGATAACAAATGATGAAGCAGTAGCTGCATATATAGATATAGCAAAAAAACATAATCTTGATATTTGTCAAATGGCTATAGCTTTTACCATAAGAAAGCCATACATGAGTTGTAGTATTATAGGGGCTACTTCTATGGAGCAACTTAAAAATAACATTGACGCTATAAATTTAAATTTATCAGCAGAAGTATTAGTAGATATTGAGAAGGTTAGAAGAAAATATCCCGTACCTTTTTAA
- the add gene encoding adenosine deaminase, with amino-acid sequence MNQDKIFSIPKVILHDHLDGGLRADTIIDIANEQNINLPQQNPQDLSKWFYEEFSSRDFERCFKAFDLSCAVMQTEDAIERVAFEFAEDHALENVIYVEARFCPYFHRAKKLSYNQIIESVIKGFEKAKKKYSIETGILVCGMYHLDDKTNLELAKLCTEYSEVVGFDFAGMDINGSLSETQIQTLEFLNKNNIKLTAHSGEFSTIENIIDVVKSGASRIGHACNLFVTQDQQLLEDTVKLLIEKQIHIESNVTSNIVLGFIESFEVHPFKKMFDKGISIALNTDDRLMMQNLTITDEYTKAYQKTNLSLDNIVTMNINAAKAAFTNKQTKEELIKKIQNYNLRLYSESL; translated from the coding sequence ATGAACCAAGATAAAATATTTTCGATCCCAAAAGTAATCTTACACGACCATTTAGATGGCGGTTTAAGAGCTGATACAATTATTGATATTGCTAATGAGCAAAATATAAACTTACCACAGCAAAATCCTCAAGATTTGTCCAAGTGGTTTTATGAAGAATTTTCCTCAAGGGATTTTGAAAGATGTTTTAAAGCATTTGATTTATCTTGTGCAGTGATGCAAACAGAAGATGCTATTGAAAGAGTAGCTTTTGAGTTTGCAGAAGACCATGCTTTAGAAAATGTTATATATGTAGAAGCTAGATTTTGTCCTTATTTTCATAGAGCTAAAAAGTTATCTTATAACCAAATTATAGAAAGTGTAATCAAGGGGTTTGAAAAAGCTAAAAAGAAATATTCTATCGAAACAGGAATATTAGTTTGTGGGATGTATCATTTAGATGATAAAACTAACCTTGAATTAGCGAAACTTTGTACAGAGTATAGCGAAGTAGTGGGCTTTGATTTTGCTGGCATGGATATAAATGGTAGTTTATCTGAGACTCAAATACAGACTCTAGAATTTTTAAATAAAAATAATATCAAACTTACAGCACATAGTGGTGAGTTTTCGACTATTGAAAATATAATAGATGTTGTAAAAAGTGGGGCTAGTAGGATAGGTCATGCATGTAATTTATTTGTTACGCAGGATCAGCAATTACTTGAAGACACTGTTAAATTACTAATAGAAAAACAAATCCACATTGAATCAAATGTTACTAGTAATATTGTTTTGGGTTTTATAGAAAGCTTTGAAGTTCATCCATTCAAAAAGATGTTTGATAAGGGTATAAGTATAGCTTTAAATACTGATGATCGTTTAATGATGCAAAATCTAACAATAACAGATGAATATACAAAGGCATACCAAAAAACTAATCTTTCGTTAGATAATATTGTCACTATGAATATAAATGCAGCTAAAGCAGCTTTTACAAATAAGCAAACTAAAGAAGAGCTTATTAAAAAAATACAAAATTATAATCTTAGATTGTATTCTGAAAGTTTATAA
- a CDS encoding CBS domain-containing protein: MDLKDFKIIELFHFDTKAVSYFNDEASKLLYLESPAVNVFRDFKEHKALIISEDASLQEVKQKLFDNHKDFILVVNADNQVTGTIGLHYLESTALQKTAQETGVKITELTADDIKLRISNVNAIPHSMIKDAKIGHILNTLMNTSYHHIVVYDEDSKNEQYIRGYFSFSHIRRKLGLEIYHSYQKDGVANISKGI, encoded by the coding sequence GTGGACCTAAAGGATTTTAAAATTATTGAATTATTTCATTTTGACACAAAAGCTGTTAGTTACTTTAATGATGAGGCTAGCAAACTGTTATACTTAGAGAGCCCTGCTGTAAATGTATTTAGAGACTTTAAAGAACATAAAGCTTTAATTATATCTGAAGATGCATCCTTACAGGAAGTAAAACAGAAACTTTTTGATAACCATAAAGATTTTATATTAGTTGTAAACGCTGATAATCAAGTAACTGGAACTATCGGTCTTCACTATCTTGAAAGTACAGCATTACAAAAAACTGCTCAAGAAACAGGTGTGAAAATAACTGAATTAACTGCAGATGATATAAAGCTTCGCATATCTAACGTAAATGCTATCCCTCACTCAATGATAAAAGATGCAAAAATAGGACATATACTGAATACTTTAATGAATACTAGCTATCATCATATAGTTGTATATGATGAGGATTCTAAAAATGAGCAATATATCCGTGGATATTTTTCTTTTAGCCACATTAGAAGGAAGCTTGGACTAGAAATTTACCACTCATATCAAAAAGATGGTGTGGCAAATATTTCTAAGGGTATATAA
- a CDS encoding YdcF family protein: MRIFFIFIVIVYYLTGSGLLGKLLASSLETKLTDINMCSNTKGIILLGAGVLKPLNGNLEPSLAAYDRILKTAEVYTKYPQTIIITGGITNDNKLSEAEVYADDLYNLGVPKPELLLEKQAKNTYQNAKFVKEIIGNSQNNYCLITGSTHLKRAKIYFNQFDIKTISLASSNPTTQLKILPNAYNFYITQRIIHEYMGIIKGYMMRN, encoded by the coding sequence GTGAGAATTTTTTTTATATTTATAGTTATAGTTTATTATCTAACAGGTAGTGGTTTACTAGGAAAACTTTTAGCTAGTTCACTAGAAACCAAACTTACAGATATAAATATGTGCTCAAATACTAAAGGTATAATTTTACTAGGTGCTGGAGTATTGAAACCCTTAAATGGCAACTTAGAGCCAAGTCTTGCTGCTTATGATAGGATTTTAAAGACTGCTGAGGTTTATACCAAATACCCTCAAACGATAATAATAACAGGTGGAATTACTAATGATAATAAACTTTCAGAAGCTGAAGTTTATGCAGACGATTTATATAATCTAGGAGTACCAAAACCAGAGCTATTATTGGAAAAACAAGCAAAAAATACTTATCAAAATGCTAAGTTTGTGAAAGAAATAATTGGTAATAGCCAAAATAACTACTGCCTAATTACTGGTTCAACACATTTAAAACGTGCCAAGATATATTTTAATCAATTTGATATTAAAACTATTAGTCTAGCCTCATCTAATCCTACCACTCAACTTAAAATACTACCTAATGCTTATAATTTTTATATCACACAAAGGATTATTCATGAATATATGGGTATTATAAAAGGTTATATGATGAGAAATTAA
- a CDS encoding anthranilate synthase component II, with product MVLFIDHYDSFTNTIVDYITYLGHKVLVIKTDDDIPRLGSFSHIVIGPGPGHPNELKKQYQVIKYCEQNNTSLLGICLGHQLIAQYYGSKIVNAKQVYHGKNSLIWQQNQSPLYFNHPESFEVTRYHSLIVDDIKEPLITTAVTENNEIMAFQHKNLKIFGVQYHPEAYLTGYGLSTLGNFLKL from the coding sequence ATGGTACTTTTTATTGATCATTATGATTCTTTTACTAATACTATAGTTGACTATATTACTTACCTTGGGCATAAAGTTTTAGTGATTAAAACAGATGATGACATACCAAGATTAGGTAGCTTTAGTCATATTGTAATAGGCCCAGGTCCAGGGCATCCAAATGAGTTAAAAAAACAATACCAAGTTATTAAATACTGTGAGCAAAATAATACTTCTTTATTAGGTATATGTTTAGGTCATCAGTTAATAGCTCAATATTATGGTTCTAAAATTGTCAATGCTAAGCAAGTTTATCATGGTAAAAATTCACTAATTTGGCAACAAAACCAATCACCACTTTATTTTAATCACCCAGAAAGTTTTGAGGTTACACGTTATCACTCTCTAATAGTGGATGATATTAAAGAACCTCTTATTACTACTGCTGTAACTGAAAATAATGAAATTATGGCTTTTCAACATAAGAATTTAAAAATCTTTGGCGTTCAATACCACCCAGAAGCTTATTTGACAGGGTATGGATTAAGTACATTAGGTAATTTTTTAAAGTTATAA
- the folE gene encoding GTP cyclohydrolase I FolE, whose product MKTIYDKELGLQIQEYLVSKGLEAYRSLEIEKSKQIKTISNAYQEILTVLGLTTTEFEKTPHRVARMFTQEIFYGLDYDNFPACALYENKFRYDGVLTQKNINIMSFCEHHFIPFEGTAEVSFIPKDNNIIGLCRINSICDFFARRPQIQERMTAQIFETLKFILKTEDVSVKITAQHTCVSFRGKNNKDSETFTQITGGYFKNK is encoded by the coding sequence ATGAAAACAATATACGATAAAGAGCTAGGTTTACAAATACAAGAGTACCTAGTTTCAAAGGGACTAGAAGCCTATAGAAGCTTAGAAATAGAAAAATCTAAACAAATAAAAACTATTTCAAATGCTTATCAAGAAATTCTAACAGTTTTAGGACTAACTACTACTGAATTTGAAAAAACTCCACATAGAGTTGCTCGAATGTTTACTCAAGAAATTTTTTATGGTTTAGACTATGACAATTTTCCTGCTTGCGCTTTATATGAAAATAAGTTTAGATATGATGGCGTACTTACCCAAAAAAACATTAATATAATGTCTTTTTGTGAACATCACTTTATACCCTTTGAAGGAACAGCAGAAGTTTCATTTATCCCAAAAGATAATAATATAATTGGCTTATGTCGCATAAATAGTATCTGTGATTTTTTTGCAAGACGCCCACAAATTCAAGAAAGGATGACTGCTCAAATATTTGAAACGCTTAAATTTATACTCAAAACAGAAGATGTATCTGTAAAAATAACAGCCCAACATACTTGTGTTTCATTTCGAGGGAAAAACAATAAAGATTCTGAAACCTTTACACAAATTACTGGCGGTTACTTTAAAAATAAGTGA
- a CDS encoding bifunctional 4-hydroxy-2-oxoglutarate aldolase/2-dehydro-3-deoxy-phosphogluconate aldolase has protein sequence MSLENILKKNPLIPVVAADTIDQANNILYKLRNKNIKIVEFTLRTPNALEILKEVIENNQDLTIGVGTITTLEQLRKCTFLGADFLVSPGTTIEMLKFARDHNLPYLPGGVTTFEIMTILEYRFSIIKLFPAEMVGGINLLKSYQAVFPQVKFYATGGINTTNKDKYLNQENVIAIGSSSII, from the coding sequence ATGTCATTAGAAAACATTTTAAAAAAGAACCCTCTAATACCCGTTGTCGCTGCTGATACAATAGATCAAGCAAATAACATTTTATATAAACTTCGTAATAAAAATATAAAAATCGTTGAATTTACTCTTAGAACGCCTAACGCATTAGAAATTCTTAAGGAAGTTATTGAGAATAATCAAGATTTAACCATAGGTGTTGGAACTATTACAACTTTAGAGCAATTGAGAAAATGTACATTTTTAGGCGCAGATTTCTTAGTTTCTCCTGGGACAACTATAGAAATGCTAAAATTCGCTAGGGACCATAATCTTCCTTATTTACCCGGAGGCGTTACAACTTTTGAAATAATGACTATCTTAGAATATAGATTTAGTATAATAAAATTATTTCCCGCAGAGATGGTTGGTGGAATAAATCTACTAAAGAGTTACCAAGCTGTTTTCCCTCAAGTTAAATTTTATGCTACTGGCGGAATTAATACAACCAATAAAGATAAATATCTTAATCAAGAGAATGTTATAGCTATAGGAAGTTCATCAATAATATAA
- the ruvB gene encoding Holliday junction branch migration DNA helicase RuvB produces the protein MIETDRIISANSIQSNDEKVIDRAIRPKTLADYEGQPNVREQMEIFIQAAKSRNDALDHTLIFGPPGLGKTTLSNIIANEMGVELKQTSGPVLEKAGDLAALLTNLEENDVLFIDEIHRLSPVIEEILYPAMEDYQLDIMIGEGPAARSIKIDLPAFTLVGATTRAGLLTSPLRDRFGIIQRLEFYSIEDLSKIVYRSAKLLNLDITDDGAKEIAKRSRGTPRIANRLLRRVRDYAQVKASGKISLDVADKALTMLKVDPVGFDHMDHKYLLTLMEKFGGGPVGLDTIAAALSEEKGTIEDVIEPYLIQQGYIMRTARGRIATLLAYNHFKLKIPDNLNSGQQPDLSI, from the coding sequence ATGATTGAAACAGATAGGATAATTTCTGCAAACTCTATCCAAAGTAATGATGAAAAGGTTATTGACAGAGCCATAAGACCAAAAACTTTAGCAGATTATGAAGGTCAGCCTAATGTCCGTGAGCAGATGGAAATTTTTATCCAAGCCGCTAAAAGTCGTAATGATGCACTTGATCATACCCTTATATTTGGACCACCAGGATTGGGTAAAACAACTCTTTCAAATATTATTGCAAATGAGATGGGGGTTGAGCTTAAGCAAACTAGTGGTCCTGTATTAGAGAAGGCTGGTGATCTGGCAGCTTTACTTACAAATCTAGAAGAAAACGATGTTTTATTTATAGATGAAATACATCGCTTAAGCCCTGTAATAGAAGAAATCTTATATCCAGCAATGGAAGATTATCAACTTGACATTATGATAGGTGAGGGTCCTGCTGCTAGATCTATAAAAATTGATTTGCCTGCCTTTACTTTAGTCGGGGCTACAACAAGAGCGGGGCTTTTGACTTCACCACTTAGAGATAGATTTGGCATTATTCAACGATTAGAGTTTTATTCGATAGAAGATCTTTCTAAGATAGTTTATCGTTCCGCTAAGCTTTTAAATTTGGACATTACAGATGATGGTGCCAAAGAGATTGCAAAGCGTTCACGTGGTACTCCAAGAATAGCAAATAGACTGTTACGACGAGTAAGAGATTACGCTCAAGTAAAAGCTTCTGGTAAGATAAGCTTGGACGTAGCTGATAAAGCATTAACTATGTTAAAAGTTGATCCAGTAGGTTTTGATCATATGGATCATAAGTATTTGCTTACATTAATGGAGAAATTTGGAGGAGGGCCTGTAGGTTTAGATACTATAGCAGCAGCTTTAAGTGAAGAAAAAGGAACTATAGAAGATGTTATAGAACCGTATTTAATTCAACAAGGTTACATAATGAGAACAGCAAGAGGTAGGATAGCAACACTCTTAGCTTATAACCACTTTAAATTAAAAATACCAGATAATTTAAACTCAGGACAGCAGCCTGATTTGTCTATTTGA